The bacterium genome window below encodes:
- a CDS encoding ABC transporter permease gives MDAFNTAHARLGSVLHHLMLLLGLLILVFILFSGLPANPARSMLGLNASEEAVRALEQELGLDQPLQRQFLRYLNGLVHLDFGVSFVTRRPVHMDLFSAVWATLRYVSIALLVSLTASLALATLAHFHRRLRRVIWLAAAVVTSLPNLVWALGLGLLILKCRLLIIIPSIQIRYVFMAALALSLYPVATLSQILISEDRRINRQLFILAGRSIGLGESRLFFTRVLPQALSAWLAQLSNISASLLAGSVFIEIIFSIPGLGHLVAQSVLRQDYPMIQAILIVCFFGFILLNWALERLYGYLYPGSRTET, from the coding sequence ATGGACGCATTCAACACAGCACACGCCCGCCTCGGCAGCGTGCTTCATCATCTAATGCTGCTGCTGGGACTTTTAATACTGGTTTTCATCCTGTTCTCCGGACTGCCGGCCAATCCGGCACGATCCATGCTGGGATTGAACGCCAGCGAAGAGGCGGTCAGAGCGTTGGAACAGGAACTAGGGCTGGATCAGCCGTTGCAGCGGCAATTCCTTCGCTATTTGAACGGACTGGTGCATCTGGATTTCGGCGTCTCTTTTGTCACTCGCAGGCCTGTACACATGGATCTCTTCAGCGCCGTGTGGGCGACGCTCCGCTACGTGAGCATCGCTCTGCTGGTCAGCCTGACCGCCAGTCTGGCGCTGGCAACGCTCGCCCATTTTCACCGCCGACTGCGGCGTGTAATCTGGTTGGCAGCGGCAGTGGTGACCAGCTTGCCCAATCTGGTATGGGCTCTGGGATTGGGGCTGTTGATTCTGAAATGCCGACTTCTCATCATCATCCCCTCCATTCAGATCCGCTATGTGTTCATGGCCGCGCTGGCGCTCTCTCTGTACCCGGTGGCAACGCTCAGCCAGATTTTAATCAGCGAAGACCGACGCATTAACCGACAGTTATTTATTCTGGCCGGCCGCAGCATCGGACTTGGCGAGTCCCGCCTGTTTTTCACCCGCGTGCTGCCTCAGGCGTTGTCCGCCTGGTTGGCGCAATTGTCCAACATCAGCGCTTCGCTTCTGGCTGGTTCGGTCTTTATCGAAATCATCTTTTCTATCCCCGGACTGGGCCATTTGGTGGCTCAATCGGTTTTGCGGCAGGATTACCCGATGATCCAGGCGATCCTGATTGTCTGTTTTTTCGGCTTTATACTGCTCAACTGGGCTCTTGAAAGGCTGTATGGATATCTGTATCCCGGCAGCCGAACGGAAACATAA
- a CDS encoding ABC transporter permease, which yields MRALLRRSALLLAVIGLLWCVPVRNDVQLDQRLQPPSTGHWMGTDDLGRDLGTRVAAGCRLSLSIALLAWAACLGLGLMLGGLAGYLANHWIGKLIDLQISITYIIPFTVFLITLLALFGPGLAPAYLILVLLAWAAPARQTRTAVLQLMSSRAVTAARSFGYPPARVIRQVMLPQLFRPVLITSLAVLPEIIALDAGLSFLGLGAPPPTPTLGKLINDGISYYSVAWWMPLFPVLTLMAICWAVRFLFAGFTGRLGQASLSMRTSADPSSPMVG from the coding sequence ATGCGCGCTTTGCTCAGACGCAGCGCACTGCTGCTGGCAGTGATCGGACTGCTGTGGTGCGTGCCGGTGCGCAATGACGTGCAGCTCGATCAACGGCTGCAACCGCCCTCAACCGGCCACTGGATGGGCACGGATGATCTGGGCCGCGACCTGGGGACGCGCGTGGCCGCTGGATGCCGCCTGTCCCTGAGCATCGCATTGCTGGCCTGGGCCGCCTGCCTTGGCCTGGGCCTGATGCTGGGCGGCCTGGCAGGTTATTTGGCAAACCACTGGATCGGGAAGCTGATCGACCTGCAGATCTCCATCACTTATATCATCCCCTTCACTGTTTTTCTGATCACGCTGCTGGCGCTGTTCGGGCCCGGCTTGGCGCCCGCTTATCTCATTCTGGTGTTGCTCGCTTGGGCCGCGCCGGCACGCCAAACCCGCACGGCTGTGCTGCAGCTCATGAGCAGTCGTGCAGTTACAGCAGCCCGGTCCTTCGGTTATCCGCCTGCGCGGGTGATCCGGCAGGTGATGTTGCCGCAGCTCTTTAGGCCTGTGCTGATCACCTCGTTGGCGGTTCTGCCAGAGATCATCGCACTGGATGCCGGGCTCAGTTTCCTCGGGCTGGGCGCTCCTCCGCCGACGCCGACCCTGGGAAAACTCATCAACGACGGCATCTCCTATTACTCGGTCGCCTGGTGGATGCCGCTTTTTCCGGTTCTGACGCTGATGGCCATCTGCTGGGCGGTGCGATTTTTATTCGCTGGATTCACCGGCAGGCTTGGACAGGCTTCACTCTCCATGAGAACCAGCGCTGACCCTTCCTCTCCAATGGTTGGATGA